The proteins below come from a single Holdemania massiliensis genomic window:
- a CDS encoding ParB/RepB/Spo0J family partition protein has product MKKDEARLGKGLGAIFGEDLSNVIEEIQQGDETRQSEIKLSEIRPNPYQPRKIFDDAKIGELAQSIKEHGVFTPVLLRKSVKGYELIAGERRVRASKQAGLKTIPAIVMEFTEEQMMEISLLENIQREDLNAIEEAQAYQRLIERLDYTQEKLAQRVGKSREHITNTLRLLKLPKSVQQLVTENKLSMGHVRPLVTIEDEGEAYDLAMKIAEEGLSVREVERLVKERQEKPKPKATKKQEDPNLLYVEEVMQNKLQTRVKVDKKQIVIQYSGTQDLNRILELIHCLEETESYSKVNLHGTL; this is encoded by the coding sequence ATGAAAAAGGATGAAGCCCGGCTGGGTAAAGGGTTGGGAGCCATTTTCGGAGAGGATTTAAGCAACGTCATCGAAGAAATTCAGCAGGGAGATGAAACCCGGCAAAGCGAAATCAAGCTGTCAGAGATTCGCCCGAATCCTTATCAGCCGCGTAAGATTTTCGATGACGCGAAAATTGGTGAACTGGCGCAGTCGATCAAGGAACATGGTGTATTTACACCGGTTCTGCTGCGTAAATCCGTCAAGGGTTACGAACTGATCGCAGGTGAGCGTCGAGTTCGGGCAAGCAAGCAGGCTGGGTTAAAAACGATTCCAGCCATTGTCATGGAGTTCACTGAAGAACAGATGATGGAAATCTCACTGCTGGAGAACATTCAGCGTGAGGATCTCAACGCGATTGAAGAAGCACAGGCTTATCAGCGTTTAATCGAACGTCTGGACTACACACAGGAAAAACTGGCTCAGCGCGTCGGCAAGTCGCGTGAACACATTACGAATACGCTGCGCTTGCTGAAACTGCCGAAGTCGGTACAGCAGCTGGTTACAGAGAATAAACTGTCGATGGGGCATGTTCGTCCGTTAGTAACGATTGAAGATGAGGGGGAAGCCTATGATCTGGCAATGAAGATTGCTGAGGAAGGCTTGTCTGTCCGCGAAGTAGAAAGATTGGTTAAGGAACGTCAAGAAAAACCAAAACCGAAAGCGACCAAAAAGCAGGAAGACCCGAATTTGTTATATGTTGAGGAAGTCATGCAGAATAAGCTGCAGACCCGAGTTAAAGTGGACAAGAAACAGATTGTCATCCAGTATTCTGGGACACAGGATCTGAATCGTATTCTGGAATTGATTCACTGCCTGGAAGAAACGGAATCGTATTCTAAAGTAAATTTGCACGGTACTCTTTGA
- a CDS encoding GNAT family N-acetyltransferase, which yields MNLMLRPLTPQNRKALLALRVARQQENFIESVEQCLTEAKADERWQPIGIYDGDQPVGFAMTGFFEKEYPIPLPPRKLKEGLTFCPQPGRVWLDRFLIDAQVQGRGYGKAALDLLLRKLQAQYPGREIYLSVYPENTAAIRLYQKFGFQFIEEKDIHGETVMVCYPQ from the coding sequence ATGAATTTAATGCTGAGACCGCTGACACCGCAAAACCGGAAAGCCCTGCTTGCGCTGCGGGTGGCCAGACAACAGGAAAACTTTATTGAGTCAGTGGAACAATGTTTAACGGAAGCCAAGGCGGATGAGCGTTGGCAGCCGATCGGAATTTACGATGGAGATCAGCCGGTTGGGTTTGCGATGACAGGTTTTTTTGAGAAAGAGTATCCGATTCCGCTGCCGCCTCGGAAATTGAAGGAAGGTCTGACTTTTTGTCCCCAGCCTGGCCGCGTGTGGCTCGATCGTTTTCTGATTGACGCTCAGGTTCAGGGCCGGGGATATGGCAAAGCCGCGCTGGATTTACTGCTTAGAAAACTTCAGGCACAATATCCAGGCAGGGAAATCTATCTCAGTGTCTATCCTGAGAATACCGCAGCCATTCGCCTCTATCAGAAATTTGGATTTCAGTTTATAGAGGAAAAGGATATCCATGGAGAAACAGTAATGGTCTGTTATCCGCAATGA
- a CDS encoding Cof-type HAD-IIB family hydrolase produces the protein MTDCKPIRLLASDLDGTLYDDLQHPGQISAMNQAAIRRWTEAGNRFLIATGRRACTKQEIFKNYQIDCDILACNGAKVIVDKEVLWNREIMPPELSELCDLCEPFRDELDFVLDIDIEERITFQANSLIQQRFPDDLYLQQVRDYLASDQTDYPNKIFMVLKDPARQAFFLDYFSQHFKGRLAVTSSGLDLVEMSCEGCSKGRALLTILDRLGLDTDQVVAIGDEQNDLDMLLSIPYGFAMSSARPAIKEQVPYTMDSVSDLIDACLAYNAACFSKSSLDKMNFPAAYRHR, from the coding sequence ATGACAGACTGCAAACCAATCCGATTGCTTGCCAGCGACCTGGACGGTACGTTGTATGACGATCTTCAGCATCCAGGCCAAATTTCAGCAATGAATCAAGCCGCTATCCGCCGCTGGACCGAAGCGGGCAACCGTTTTTTAATCGCTACCGGAAGACGGGCCTGCACAAAACAGGAAATCTTCAAAAACTATCAGATTGACTGCGATATCCTTGCCTGCAATGGCGCGAAAGTTATTGTGGATAAAGAAGTGTTGTGGAATCGTGAAATCATGCCGCCGGAGCTCAGCGAGCTTTGCGATCTGTGCGAACCGTTTCGCGATGAATTGGATTTCGTCCTGGATATCGATATTGAGGAGCGCATCACTTTTCAAGCGAACAGTTTGATTCAGCAGCGTTTTCCTGACGATCTCTATCTTCAGCAGGTTCGTGACTATCTGGCTTCCGATCAGACTGATTATCCAAACAAAATCTTCATGGTACTCAAAGATCCGGCACGTCAGGCCTTTTTCCTAGATTATTTTAGCCAGCATTTTAAAGGTCGGCTGGCCGTAACCAGCAGTGGTCTGGATCTTGTTGAAATGAGCTGCGAAGGCTGCAGTAAAGGCCGGGCGCTTTTGACAATCCTTGATCGCTTAGGTTTGGATACAGATCAGGTCGTAGCCATTGGCGATGAACAAAATGATTTGGATATGCTGCTAAGTATTCCCTATGGTTTTGCGATGAGTTCAGCTCGGCCGGCGATCAAGGAACAGGTTCCTTATACGATGGACTCCGTTTCCGATTTGATTGATGCCTGCCTGGCTTATAATGCCGCTTGTTTTTCAAAATCTAGTTTGGATAAAATGAACTTCCCTGCGGCGTATCGTCATCGCTGA
- the noc gene encoding nucleoid occlusion protein, whose amino-acid sequence MREVREISIEQIHPNRHQPRLEFNEEALMELAQSIRENGLIQPITVREDEEGYEIIAGERRYKACILAGYSEVPCNVMSADEQKLAELALVENIQRENLTSIEEAKAYIQIMRSAGMTQEELASKMGKSQSTIANKVRLLNLPDEIQEGISSRKITERHARALLSVEPEKQQEVYEKIVKKGMNVRQAEQLITSLKEAPQAKPEAKKPVFKGFARNIKIAVNTIYQAVEMVRRTGIAIETEEAETDKDVRIIIKFPR is encoded by the coding sequence ATGAGAGAAGTCCGGGAAATATCGATTGAACAGATTCATCCCAACCGCCACCAGCCGCGGCTGGAATTTAACGAAGAAGCTTTGATGGAACTGGCACAGTCCATTCGTGAAAATGGATTGATCCAGCCGATTACCGTGCGTGAGGATGAGGAAGGTTACGAAATCATTGCGGGAGAGCGCCGGTATAAAGCCTGTATTTTAGCGGGATACAGCGAAGTGCCGTGCAATGTCATGAGTGCAGATGAGCAGAAGCTGGCTGAGCTGGCCTTAGTCGAGAACATTCAGCGGGAAAACCTGACTTCGATCGAGGAAGCCAAGGCATATATTCAGATTATGCGCTCCGCGGGCATGACGCAGGAAGAGCTGGCTTCCAAAATGGGAAAATCTCAGTCAACGATTGCCAACAAGGTTCGATTATTGAATCTGCCGGATGAAATCCAGGAAGGCATTTCTTCCCGTAAGATCACCGAGCGCCATGCGCGGGCACTGCTTTCGGTGGAACCGGAGAAACAGCAGGAAGTCTATGAAAAAATTGTAAAGAAGGGCATGAATGTTCGCCAGGCAGAACAGCTGATCACCAGTCTGAAAGAAGCCCCGCAGGCGAAGCCGGAAGCCAAGAAACCTGTTTTCAAAGGCTTTGCCCGAAATATTAAAATTGCAGTGAACACCATCTACCAGGCTGTGGAGATGGTTCGCCGAACTGGAATCGCTATTGAAACCGAGGAAGCGGAAACGGACAAGGACGTTCGGATTATCATTAAATTTCCAAGATAA
- a CDS encoding glycine C-acetyltransferase, translating to MNKSEALQFYANEVAEIKEAGLFKGESPIVTPQSAHVRLEDGREVINMCANNYLGLGNNPRLIQAAQKSYEEKGYGLASVRFICGTQDSHKQLEAAISHFLGMDDTILYSSCFDANGGLFETILGPEDAIISDELNHASIIDGVRLCKAKRFRYKNNDMNDLRQQLIAADEAGARIKLIATDGVFSMDGIIADLKSICDLADEFNALVMVDDSHSAGFVGKHGRGTAEYCGVEGRVDIITGTLGKALGGASGGFTAARQEIVDLLRQRSRPYLFSNTLAPAIVAASLEVFKMLEADTSLRDHLEEITAYYRQKMTDAGFDIIPGVHPIVPVMLYDEKTAAEMASRMMEKGIYVVAFSYPVVPKGKARIRTQVSAAHTREDIDTIVRCFCEVREEMKK from the coding sequence ATGAATAAATCAGAAGCCCTGCAGTTTTACGCCAACGAAGTCGCGGAGATTAAAGAAGCCGGTCTGTTCAAAGGTGAAAGTCCAATTGTTACGCCGCAGTCGGCGCATGTCCGGCTGGAAGATGGCCGGGAAGTCATCAACATGTGCGCCAACAATTATCTTGGTTTAGGCAACAATCCACGCTTAATTCAGGCCGCTCAAAAATCGTATGAGGAAAAGGGCTATGGTCTGGCATCCGTCCGGTTTATCTGCGGGACACAGGACAGCCACAAACAGCTGGAAGCCGCAATTTCGCACTTTCTGGGGATGGATGACACGATTTTGTATTCCTCCTGCTTTGATGCGAACGGCGGTCTGTTTGAAACGATCTTAGGTCCGGAGGATGCGATCATCAGCGATGAGCTGAATCATGCCAGCATCATTGACGGTGTACGTCTGTGCAAGGCCAAGCGTTTCCGCTATAAGAATAATGATATGAATGATCTGCGCCAGCAGCTGATCGCTGCGGACGAAGCCGGGGCCCGGATTAAACTGATCGCCACGGACGGCGTTTTCTCGATGGATGGAATTATTGCCGATCTGAAATCAATCTGCGATTTGGCGGATGAATTCAACGCTCTGGTCATGGTGGACGACAGCCATTCTGCTGGCTTTGTCGGAAAGCATGGCCGGGGGACTGCGGAATACTGCGGCGTTGAAGGCCGCGTCGATATCATCACCGGAACATTGGGCAAGGCCCTGGGCGGAGCTTCAGGAGGCTTTACCGCTGCCCGTCAGGAAATCGTCGATCTGCTTCGTCAGCGCAGCCGGCCTTATCTGTTCTCCAATACACTGGCTCCGGCGATTGTCGCCGCTTCTCTGGAAGTCTTTAAAATGCTCGAAGCGGATACCTCCCTGCGCGATCATTTGGAGGAAATCACAGCGTATTACCGTCAGAAAATGACGGATGCCGGATTTGATATTATCCCGGGCGTGCATCCGATTGTTCCGGTTATGCTGTATGATGAAAAGACCGCGGCGGAAATGGCCAGCCGAATGATGGAGAAGGGAATCTATGTCGTTGCGTTCTCTTATCCAGTCGTCCCGAAGGGGAAAGCCCGCATTCGGACGCAGGTCAGCGCTGCCCATACCCGTGAAGATATCGACACGATCGTCCGCTGCTTCTGTGAAGTTCGCGAAGAAATGAAAAAATAA
- a CDS encoding polysaccharide deacetylase family protein encodes MKFAARKSSPRYPNRVPGVFLFLFIGGLLCLFGFWSLSIGQKPKKPSFLEAEDRQLDHALHQKQDDFEIVVFYPQEPQEIVSTAKQQAEQLMTSLSTKKTEMPELPAAKQESPEPILIKADYHTEILERNTLSVVYLIQKKIGDQIVEDHWGYILDQETGELITADQAFDPTGLDRISALFRDAMKNREATRDLAYTLPFITASAPAPENFSNFYLEEDQLTFFVDADAENPSEISRNEGNTINMIPEISKGLRWSADRNQLGSHFLLKPGEEESLFIPPRTVDPQRPMVALTFDDGPHPRNTPRILEALKAYDGASTFFMVGTNVERYPDVVLQVAENGSEIASHTYSHPNLTRLSADSLNVQLNRVSELVDELTHQQIQVKTLRPPYGAVNEQVKEASPTPLILWSLDTLDWKTRSAEKTVDLVLSQVEDGDIILMHDIHAESADAAETIIPKLTEMGFQLVTVQELMEAKGLSMSPGQKIFSANQDN; translated from the coding sequence GTGAAATTCGCCGCCAGAAAATCTAGTCCCCGATATCCAAACCGAGTCCCAGGTGTGTTTCTCTTTCTCTTCATCGGCGGTCTTTTGTGTCTGTTTGGTTTCTGGTCGCTTTCCATTGGACAAAAACCGAAAAAGCCAAGCTTTCTTGAAGCGGAGGATCGTCAGTTAGATCACGCACTGCATCAAAAGCAGGATGACTTTGAAATTGTTGTCTTTTATCCTCAGGAACCTCAGGAGATTGTGAGCACTGCGAAGCAGCAGGCAGAGCAATTAATGACTTCATTAAGCACTAAAAAAACGGAAATGCCTGAGCTTCCTGCAGCCAAACAGGAAAGTCCGGAACCTATTTTAATTAAGGCTGATTATCACACAGAAATCCTGGAACGGAACACGCTGTCGGTTGTTTATCTGATTCAGAAAAAAATCGGCGATCAGATTGTAGAAGATCATTGGGGCTATATTCTTGACCAAGAAACAGGTGAGTTAATTACGGCAGATCAGGCGTTTGATCCAACGGGACTGGATCGAATTTCCGCTTTATTTCGGGATGCGATGAAGAATCGGGAAGCAACGCGCGATTTAGCTTATACCCTGCCCTTTATTACTGCCAGCGCCCCTGCCCCAGAGAACTTTTCCAATTTTTATTTAGAGGAAGATCAGCTGACATTCTTCGTGGATGCGGACGCAGAAAATCCCTCAGAAATCAGCCGTAATGAAGGAAACACCATAAATATGATACCGGAGATCAGTAAAGGGCTGCGCTGGTCTGCTGATCGGAATCAGTTGGGTTCGCATTTCCTGTTGAAGCCGGGGGAAGAAGAAAGTTTATTTATTCCGCCGCGAACTGTCGATCCTCAGCGTCCAATGGTTGCGCTGACCTTTGATGATGGTCCTCATCCCAGAAATACACCGCGGATTCTCGAAGCCTTAAAAGCTTATGACGGAGCTTCGACTTTTTTCATGGTCGGCACCAATGTAGAGCGTTATCCTGACGTTGTTCTGCAGGTGGCAGAAAACGGCAGCGAGATTGCTTCCCATACATACAGTCATCCCAATTTAACCCGACTTTCCGCAGACAGTCTGAATGTCCAGTTAAATCGTGTCAGTGAGCTGGTCGATGAACTGACTCATCAGCAAATTCAAGTCAAAACCCTCCGTCCGCCTTATGGCGCCGTCAATGAACAAGTGAAAGAGGCTTCTCCAACGCCATTGATTCTCTGGAGCTTGGATACCCTGGACTGGAAAACCCGCAGTGCTGAAAAGACAGTAGACCTTGTTCTTAGCCAGGTTGAGGATGGCGATATTATCTTGATGCATGATATTCATGCTGAATCTGCGGATGCTGCAGAAACAATCATTCCAAAACTGACTGAAATGGGATTTCAATTAGTTACGGTTCAGGAACTGATGGAAGCTAAAGGCTTATCCATGTCACCGGGTCAGAAGATCTTCAGCGCTAATCAAGACAATTAA
- a CDS encoding FAD-binding protein: MNNKFVKVGLAGLLAASLAACSNQPAQQTPSTAPEAGNSGVYEVKGTGYGGEMNLKVTIADQKITDIELVDSHETNVVIDRAFPVMKERILEANSPVVDNVSAATFSSFGVKSAVADAMKQAGMDVEEITMTTQGPEKPASQREAETCDIVIVGGGPAGLAAAIGAKQTNANANVIVVEKLDILSGNGKFDMNFFDIINTEAQKKAGNEEWTVNQVENFIESKKDTGESAERIEVWANEENELDAWLRAMGVELNYNYGGTNHMAEDNQYSGEVIQAGLEKQAKELGVDIRTGTKGEELILDGKDVTGVKVTNNDNESYDIQAQAVIIATGGFCSNKELLAEYAPGYEIMNTSNQMGTTGDYVKIFEANGYKMENMGKMSVFANIIVPRRDLTGGADMNLLVNKEGELLANASGLDRAKMIQSQTDGAAYYITDKTGYDSFYRIRKHVGLGYYAEGKTLDELAAALSIDAAGLKASVEQYNADAEAGAENAVLGKVPSRALDAEGPFYGVRVEAANHMTKGGVAANEKAQVLFEDGSIVNGLYAAGEVTSQTGGYSQSVVFGKVAGENAAAALK, encoded by the coding sequence ATGAACAACAAATTTGTGAAGGTCGGTCTTGCGGGCTTATTAGCAGCAAGCTTGGCTGCTTGCTCAAATCAGCCTGCTCAGCAGACCCCATCCACAGCACCGGAAGCAGGGAACTCTGGTGTCTATGAGGTAAAGGGTACAGGCTACGGCGGCGAGATGAACTTAAAAGTCACAATCGCTGATCAGAAGATTACGGACATTGAGCTGGTTGACAGCCATGAAACCAATGTCGTTATCGATCGTGCTTTCCCGGTAATGAAGGAAAGAATCTTAGAAGCCAATTCACCGGTCGTTGACAATGTCAGCGCCGCAACATTCTCATCCTTCGGCGTGAAGAGCGCGGTTGCGGATGCGATGAAGCAGGCTGGCATGGATGTGGAAGAAATCACCATGACCACGCAGGGACCGGAAAAACCAGCATCTCAGCGTGAAGCTGAAACCTGCGATATCGTGATTGTTGGCGGCGGGCCTGCGGGCTTGGCGGCAGCGATCGGCGCGAAGCAGACCAATGCGAATGCCAACGTCATCGTCGTTGAAAAGCTGGATATCTTAAGCGGCAACGGTAAGTTTGATATGAACTTCTTCGATATTATCAATACTGAAGCTCAGAAGAAGGCTGGCAATGAAGAATGGACAGTCAATCAGGTTGAAAATTTCATCGAAAGCAAGAAGGACACCGGCGAATCCGCAGAGCGGATTGAAGTGTGGGCCAACGAAGAAAACGAATTGGATGCCTGGTTAAGAGCGATGGGTGTTGAACTGAACTATAACTATGGCGGAACCAACCACATGGCAGAAGACAACCAGTATTCAGGTGAAGTTATCCAGGCCGGCTTGGAAAAGCAGGCTAAGGAGCTGGGCGTCGATATCCGTACCGGCACGAAGGGCGAAGAACTGATCCTGGACGGCAAGGACGTCACAGGCGTCAAGGTCACGAACAATGACAATGAAAGCTATGACATTCAGGCTCAGGCTGTCATCATTGCGACAGGCGGTTTCTGCTCAAACAAGGAATTGTTGGCGGAATATGCTCCAGGTTATGAAATTATGAACACTTCCAACCAGATGGGAACAACTGGCGACTATGTTAAGATTTTTGAAGCTAACGGCTACAAGATGGAAAACATGGGCAAAATGAGCGTCTTTGCCAACATCATCGTCCCACGTCGGGATCTGACCGGCGGTGCGGATATGAATCTGTTGGTAAACAAAGAAGGCGAACTGTTGGCCAATGCTTCCGGACTGGATCGCGCAAAGATGATTCAGAGCCAGACCGATGGCGCGGCTTACTACATTACCGATAAGACAGGCTATGATTCCTTCTATCGTATCCGTAAGCATGTCGGCTTAGGTTATTATGCAGAAGGCAAGACGCTGGATGAACTGGCAGCCGCGCTGAGCATTGATGCAGCGGGCCTGAAAGCCAGTGTTGAACAGTACAATGCAGATGCCGAAGCCGGCGCTGAAAATGCTGTTCTGGGCAAAGTTCCTTCCCGTGCATTGGATGCCGAAGGCCCATTCTACGGCGTTCGTGTTGAAGCAGCCAACCATATGACTAAGGGCGGCGTTGCGGCTAACGAAAAAGCTCAGGTTCTGTTTGAAGACGGAAGCATCGTCAACGGCCTGTATGCAGCTGGTGAAGTTACTTCGCAGACAGGCGGCTATTCACAGTCGGTTGTCTTCGGTAAGGTCGCAGGTGAAAACGCTGCGGCAGCTCTGAAATAA
- a CDS encoding ParA family protein — translation MGKIIAIANQKGGVGKTTTSINLSAGLAYLGKKILLVDFDPQGNATQGVGATRQSFVKSIYDVIMNDVEVKDAVKTMKIPPLDILPATIDLAGADLEMVEYKYGREKLLKNKLVAVKEDYDYIIIDCPPSLGLLNTNALTAADSVIIPVQCEYYALEGLTQLLSTIRLVQRLFNNKLMIEGVLLTMFDARTKLSVEVQQEVRRYFKERVYKTYIPRNVKLSEAPSRGATIFEYDVKSEGAKAYASLAKEVISYNAKEAKANEKG, via the coding sequence ATGGGAAAAATCATTGCCATAGCCAATCAGAAAGGCGGCGTCGGAAAAACGACGACGAGCATTAATCTTTCCGCCGGACTGGCGTATCTCGGCAAGAAAATATTACTGGTCGATTTTGATCCGCAGGGAAATGCGACACAGGGCGTCGGGGCAACCCGTCAGAGCTTTGTGAAAAGTATTTACGATGTCATTATGAATGATGTTGAAGTTAAAGACGCTGTAAAAACGATGAAGATTCCGCCGCTGGATATTTTGCCGGCTACGATTGATCTGGCAGGCGCGGATCTGGAAATGGTGGAATATAAATATGGCCGTGAAAAGCTGTTGAAAAACAAGCTGGTCGCGGTGAAAGAGGATTACGATTACATCATTATCGACTGTCCGCCTTCATTGGGATTATTAAATACAAATGCACTGACTGCGGCCGATTCGGTGATCATTCCGGTGCAATGTGAATACTACGCATTGGAAGGGCTGACACAGCTGTTGTCCACGATTCGTCTGGTTCAGCGGCTTTTCAACAATAAATTGATGATTGAAGGTGTATTATTGACGATGTTTGATGCGCGGACGAAGCTGAGCGTCGAGGTGCAGCAGGAAGTCCGGCGGTATTTCAAGGAGCGGGTATATAAGACCTACATTCCCCGCAACGTCAAGCTGTCAGAAGCGCCTTCCCGCGGCGCCACGATTTTTGAATATGATGTCAAGTCGGAAGGAGCCAAGGCCTACGCATCGTTAGCTAAGGAAGTGATTTCTTATAACGCAAAGGAGGCAAAAGCCAATGAAAAAGGATGA
- the tdh gene encoding L-threonine 3-dehydrogenase has product MSEVKMMWALVKEKADVGLWLKQVPIPECGKNDVKIKIRKTSICGTDVHIYNWNEWAQHTIPIGLTAGHEYVGEVVEVGENVEGFQVGDLVSGEGHITCGHCRNCLAGQPHLCRNTQGVGVNRNGAFAQYLVIPAKNAWHCDPSIREELYSCFDPLGNAVHTALQFDMIGEDVLITGAGPIGCMAAAICRHVGARHVVVTDVNEYRLNLAKTLGATRTVNVAQEQLPEVMHELGMKEGFDVGLEMSGAQSGFNDMVNNMKNGGKIALLGLQKAEARINWEKVIFNGLTIKGIYGREMWETWYKMSTMLQSGLNIDAVITHRFDIQDYEKGFAAMNSGQSGKVVLDWSSLQKEEN; this is encoded by the coding sequence ATGAGTGAAGTCAAAATGATGTGGGCTTTAGTGAAGGAAAAGGCCGATGTTGGCTTATGGCTGAAGCAGGTGCCGATTCCGGAATGTGGAAAAAATGATGTGAAGATTAAAATCCGCAAGACGTCAATCTGCGGCACTGATGTGCATATTTACAACTGGAATGAATGGGCGCAGCATACGATTCCCATCGGATTAACAGCCGGTCACGAATATGTTGGTGAAGTAGTTGAGGTGGGAGAGAATGTCGAAGGCTTTCAGGTCGGCGACCTCGTCAGCGGCGAGGGTCATATTACCTGCGGACATTGCCGCAACTGTCTGGCCGGACAGCCGCATTTATGCCGGAATACACAGGGCGTGGGGGTCAACCGCAACGGAGCCTTCGCTCAGTATCTGGTGATCCCGGCAAAGAATGCCTGGCACTGTGATCCATCCATTCGCGAAGAATTATATTCCTGCTTTGATCCGCTGGGCAACGCTGTCCATACCGCTCTGCAGTTTGATATGATCGGTGAGGATGTACTGATTACCGGGGCCGGGCCGATTGGATGCATGGCGGCTGCGATCTGCCGGCATGTTGGGGCAAGACACGTTGTCGTTACCGATGTCAATGAATATCGGCTGAATTTGGCTAAGACACTGGGGGCAACCCGCACGGTCAACGTGGCCCAGGAGCAGCTGCCGGAGGTCATGCATGAGTTGGGAATGAAAGAAGGCTTTGACGTAGGTCTGGAAATGAGCGGAGCTCAGTCTGGTTTTAACGATATGGTCAACAACATGAAAAACGGCGGGAAAATTGCCTTGCTGGGGCTGCAGAAAGCAGAGGCTCGGATCAATTGGGAAAAGGTGATTTTCAACGGTTTAACGATCAAAGGAATCTACGGCCGGGAAATGTGGGAAACCTGGTATAAAATGTCCACAATGCTGCAAAGCGGATTGAACATTGACGCCGTGATCACCCATCGGTTTGACATTCAGGATTATGAGAAAGGCTTTGCAGCGATGAATTCCGGACAGTCCGGCAAAGTCGTACTGGATTGGAGTTCGCTGCAGAAGGAGGAAAATTAA
- the rsmG gene encoding 16S rRNA (guanine(527)-N(7))-methyltransferase RsmG, translating into MKWEEFVEACRQKEIDCSAKQQEQFVRYAQLLQEWNEKMNLTAITEWEEVLEKHFYDSLVPFAGMTLDGAHLCDVGAGAGFPSLPLKIMNPQLKITILEPLNKRVVFLKEVCQQLQLDQVECLNVRAEDYAREHREAFDLVTARAVANLRVLSELCLPLVKKNGKFIAMKGAAGFEEQIQAEKATKILGAELEKAEEVHLQDGSTRVNLTYRKVKATPPQYPRAYAKIKKNPL; encoded by the coding sequence ATGAAATGGGAAGAATTTGTTGAAGCCTGTCGCCAGAAAGAAATCGATTGTTCCGCAAAACAACAGGAACAATTTGTACGCTATGCACAGCTGCTTCAAGAGTGGAATGAAAAAATGAATCTTACTGCGATCACGGAATGGGAGGAAGTGCTGGAAAAGCATTTCTATGATTCCTTAGTGCCTTTTGCCGGTATGACGCTGGATGGGGCTCATCTGTGCGATGTCGGCGCCGGGGCCGGATTTCCTTCCCTGCCGTTAAAAATTATGAATCCTCAACTGAAGATCACAATTTTGGAACCGCTGAATAAGCGGGTTGTTTTTCTCAAGGAAGTATGTCAGCAGCTTCAGCTCGATCAGGTTGAATGTCTGAATGTACGTGCTGAAGATTATGCCAGAGAACACCGTGAGGCGTTTGATTTGGTCACTGCGCGGGCAGTTGCCAATCTGCGTGTGTTGTCAGAGCTGTGTTTGCCTTTGGTAAAAAAGAACGGAAAATTTATCGCAATGAAGGGGGCGGCTGGATTTGAGGAACAGATCCAGGCAGAAAAAGCGACGAAAATTCTGGGAGCGGAATTGGAAAAGGCCGAGGAAGTCCATCTGCAGGATGGTTCCACACGGGTCAATCTGACCTATCGGAAGGTGAAAGCCACGCCGCCGCAGTATCCGCGTGCCTATGCGAAAATCAAGAAGAATCCGTTGTAA